A single region of the Caldalkalibacillus thermarum genome encodes:
- a CDS encoding group II intron maturase-specific domain-containing protein: protein MTKRFKNKIRQLTNPNWSISMEERIKKLNQYMMGWIGXLKNTKCSKSPIPVKEHGERPRHLNCIKPSAKPTGLRKGLGV, encoded by the coding sequence GTGACCAAACGCTTTAAGAACAAGATACGACAGCTGACCAATCCAAACTGGAGCATATCAATGGAGGAACGAATCAAGAAACTGAATCAATACATGATGGGATGGATAGGCTNCTTAAAGAACACGAAGTGTTCGAAATCGCCAATACCCGTAAAGGAGCATGGCGAACGACCAAGACACCTCAATTGCATAAAGCCCTCAGCAAAGCCTACTGGCTTGCGCAAGGGCTTAGGAGTTTAA
- a CDS encoding N-acetylmuramoyl-L-alanine amidase: protein MTKIFIDPGHGGRDPGAVSNGLQEKEIALDVSPKTSRYFT, encoded by the coding sequence GTGACTAAAATCTTCATTGACCCTGGACATGGCGGCCGCGATCCGGGGGCCGTTAGCAACGGACTTCAAGAAAAGGAGATTGCATTGGACGTTTCTCCTAAGACTTCGAGATATTTTACGTGA
- a CDS encoding phage holin family protein, translating to MSEILFKWIVAVGGSVASFLFGGWSMLLSILLVFVVIDYASGVIASALDGKLNSEVGLRGIAKKVAIFAVVAVGHLVDVSLGGEATLFRDLAIFFYIANEGISILENVGRIGVPAPEKLKGAIEKLREGGEK from the coding sequence ATGTCTGAAATTTTGTTTAAGTGGATCGTTGCAGTGGGCGGCTCGGTCGCCTCTTTTTTGTTTGGAGGTTGGTCAATGTTGCTATCAATTCTGCTCGTATTCGTTGTGATAGACTATGCTTCCGGAGTAATTGCATCTGCACTGGACGGAAAACTGAACAGCGAAGTGGGATTACGAGGCATTGCCAAAAAAGTCGCTATTTTTGCTGTAGTGGCAGTCGGACATCTTGTAGACGTTTCGCTGGGAGGAGAGGCTACCCTGTTCAGAGATCTGGCCATTTTTTTCTATATTGCTAATGAAGGTATAAGCATCTTGGAGAACGTAGGGCGGATTGGGGTTCCTGCACCAGAAAAGCTAAAGGGGGCAATTGAAAAATTGCGTGAAGGAGGCGAAAAATAG
- a CDS encoding BRO-N domain-containing protein, with translation MNQLQHIFDYHGQQVRTVVKDGEPWFVLKDVCHILDLGQVAGVKRRLSKDVISNHPLETPDGIQQMTIINEDGLYDVILESRKPEARAFRKWVTKDVLPTIRKTGQYSLEQLKTPAELMLMAAQKLVEHEKKIKELEERTEAAHHRIDNIDMPETLAALKMVI, from the coding sequence TTGAATCAGCTACAACACATCTTTGATTATCACGGCCAACAGGTAAGAACGGTAGTCAAAGACGGCGAGCCTTGGTTTGTTTTGAAAGATGTTTGCCACATTCTTGATCTTGGTCAAGTAGCTGGAGTTAAACGCAGGTTGTCAAAGGATGTGATTTCAAATCACCCCCTTGAGACACCTGATGGAATACAGCAAATGACTATCATCAACGAAGACGGACTATATGATGTGATTCTTGAGAGTCGCAAACCAGAGGCCCGCGCATTCAGGAAATGGGTGACAAAAGATGTGCTCCCAACCATCCGCAAAACAGGTCAATACTCCCTGGAACAACTGAAAACACCAGCTGAACTCATGCTGATGGCTGCCCAGAAACTTGTTGAGCATGAAAAGAAGATCAAGGAGCTTGAAGAAAGAACAGAGGCGGCCCACCATCGGATAGACAACATTGATATGCCAGAAACCCTGGCGGCGTTGAAAATGGTTATATAG
- a CDS encoding helix-turn-helix domain-containing protein gives MRIDLDKIKELRKKQKLSQKEFADLLGFRSVYQYNRKETGKQPFTALELRMIADHFNVPLEYFFDESVAKNAKKSTA, from the coding sequence GTGAGGATTGATCTAGACAAAATCAAGGAACTGCGGAAGAAACAAAAACTTTCCCAGAAGGAGTTTGCTGATCTTCTAGGGTTCCGCAGCGTATACCAATATAACAGAAAAGAGACTGGGAAGCAGCCCTTTACTGCGTTAGAACTACGTATGATTGCGGATCATTTTAATGTTCCGTTGGAATATTTTTTTGACGAAAGTGTAGCGAAAAACGCTAAGAAATCAACTGCATAA
- a CDS encoding helix-turn-helix domain-containing protein: MSENVLGKRLRKLREKRGLSQKEAAKRFGISNFALSRYENGTANPDPDLIAKFSEFYDVSSDYILGRTDNPAGVIREDGSETDVYQMLMENDKSLTLNGKPLTDEQKEILSIVMEKLAEADEDEEKFLARLLRRLLAGESAREIKKDINK; this comes from the coding sequence ATGAGTGAGAATGTACTTGGTAAAAGATTAAGAAAACTACGAGAAAAAAGAGGCTTATCTCAAAAAGAGGCAGCAAAGAGATTTGGCATCTCAAATTTCGCTTTATCTAGATATGAAAACGGGACAGCTAACCCAGACCCAGATCTGATCGCTAAATTCAGTGAGTTCTATGATGTTTCTTCTGACTATATCCTTGGCCGCACAGACAATCCCGCCGGTGTCATCCGTGAAGATGGATCGGAAACAGACGTGTATCAGATGCTTATGGAGAATGACAAGTCGCTTACTCTGAACGGCAAGCCACTCACGGATGAACAAAAAGAAATCCTGTCAATAGTGATGGAAAAGCTTGCTGAGGCTGACGAAGATGAGGAAAAGTTTTTAGCGCGGCTCCTTAGGAGGCTATTGGCTGGAGAGTCAGCTAGGGAGATAAAGAAGGATATAAACAAATAA
- a CDS encoding DUF3800 domain-containing protein: protein MEWKRRPTILEYWPKNVDVLMGMDENGTAELKGVKRRIRNEQEVPDNEKYFTLTGVAINLDSYSKFKEHVNKIKFKHWENGMADYKGTMKRVCFHSSEIRKRKHPFDTIDYEEFMNDISKLISSTNIRIISSTVNKEAHYKKYGERADHPYPLAVRFILERYCKKLNETNQKGIIVLESRGKKEDKFVLKHILQIIENGTYYNPASHFKSLVGVYFNPKWWAADDSKSSFVILELADLVSYPIHKFARSNCIVKDRAFLNIEEKLTNYPNYMGWGIKIFP from the coding sequence TTGGAATGGAAGAGAAGACCAACTATACTAGAATATTGGCCAAAAAACGTTGATGTTTTAATGGGTATGGATGAAAACGGGACCGCAGAATTAAAAGGTGTTAAGCGAAGAATAAGGAATGAGCAAGAAGTTCCAGACAATGAAAAGTACTTCACCCTTACAGGGGTTGCAATTAATTTGGATAGTTACTCTAAATTTAAGGAGCATGTTAATAAAATTAAATTTAAACATTGGGAAAACGGAATGGCCGATTACAAAGGTACGATGAAAAGAGTATGCTTTCATTCTAGTGAAATAAGAAAAAGAAAACATCCTTTTGACACTATTGATTATGAAGAATTTATGAATGATATATCAAAACTAATATCAAGTACAAATATAAGGATCATATCTTCTACCGTTAATAAAGAAGCCCATTACAAAAAATATGGAGAAAGAGCTGATCATCCTTATCCCCTTGCTGTTAGATTTATTCTTGAAAGATATTGCAAAAAATTAAACGAAACAAACCAGAAGGGCATCATTGTTTTAGAATCAAGAGGAAAAAAAGAGGATAAATTTGTTCTGAAGCATATATTACAAATAATAGAAAATGGAACTTATTACAATCCAGCAAGTCACTTTAAAAGTCTCGTAGGTGTTTATTTCAATCCAAAATGGTGGGCAGCTGATGATTCGAAATCATCGTTTGTAATTCTGGAGCTTGCTGATTTGGTTTCATATCCAATTCACAAGTTTGCTAGAAGCAATTGCATCGTTAAGGATAGGGCCTTTTTAAATATTGAAGAAAAACTTACCAATTACCCTAATTACATGGGCTGGGGAATAAAAATTTTTCCTTAA
- a CDS encoding Arm DNA-binding domain-containing protein: MKGHVRKRGNKWCFVLNVGRKPDGSRNRKWFSGYNTKKEAEKACAEMIAQLT, from the coding sequence ATGAAAGGACACGTCCGAAAACGCGGTAATAAATGGTGCTTTGTACTTAATGTCGGGCGTAAGCCAGACGGATCTAGAAACCGCAAATGGTTCAGTGGCTATAACACCAAGAAAGAAGCAGAAAAAGCGTGCGCTGAGATGATTGCACAATTGACCTAA
- a CDS encoding tyrosine-type recombinase/integrase, which translates to MAGIQRKKLRPTTLDTYQRLINNHIIPHIGMIRMDKLHETNIEDLYDYLREEKELAESTIVKIHADILKPVFKTCCQVSYSPPQPADIEDPPKHGKPQINVWNQEEMNAFLDAAKGDWMYPVFHLSLNTGMRIGEVLGLQWKHVDFDKKLIYVRQSLTAKTRELTSPKTESSIRDVPFDDITSKILKNQKSAINEKKLRAGSSYNDQDFVFVSGEGAPLLQSNVRRKFNSLIKKAGVPKIRIHDMRHTWATLQLMTGTDIKTVSSILGHSSVWFTYDTYAHVLPEMQKLAVENQLQIIQRKT; encoded by the coding sequence ATGGCTGGAATACAAAGAAAAAAGCTGCGTCCGACAACCCTGGACACATATCAACGTTTGATTAATAATCACATCATCCCTCATATCGGAATGATCAGGATGGACAAGCTACACGAGACAAATATAGAGGACTTATATGACTATCTTCGTGAAGAAAAAGAGCTTGCAGAATCAACCATTGTCAAAATCCATGCAGACATCCTCAAACCGGTTTTTAAGACGTGCTGTCAGGTATCGTATTCTCCACCACAACCAGCAGACATTGAGGATCCGCCGAAACATGGGAAACCTCAGATAAATGTATGGAATCAAGAAGAAATGAACGCCTTTCTTGATGCAGCTAAAGGTGATTGGATGTATCCCGTTTTTCACCTTTCTTTAAATACTGGCATGAGAATCGGCGAAGTCCTTGGCCTTCAATGGAAACATGTTGACTTTGATAAAAAGTTGATTTATGTACGCCAATCACTGACGGCAAAAACACGTGAACTAACAAGTCCTAAGACTGAATCAAGTATACGCGATGTTCCGTTTGATGATATCACGTCTAAGATACTCAAAAATCAAAAGTCCGCTATAAATGAAAAAAAGTTGCGAGCCGGCAGCAGTTACAATGATCAGGATTTTGTATTTGTGTCTGGCGAAGGGGCTCCATTACTTCAAAGTAATGTTCGTCGCAAATTTAACAGTTTAATCAAAAAAGCTGGAGTACCTAAAATCCGCATTCATGACATGCGCCACACCTGGGCCACGTTGCAGCTGATGACCGGGACAGATATTAAGACAGTCAGTTCGATCCTGGGCCATTCTTCGGTATGGTTTACCTATGATACCTATGCCCACGTTCTGCCTGAGATGCAAAAACTGGCTGTGGAAAATCAACTCCAGATTATCCAGCGAAAAACTTAA
- a CDS encoding stage II sporulation protein M, with the protein MSELKTLLRESKAYLWAALLIFGTGVVLGYVFDEVFEKAITPFIEELENIARELADNPNPVNMMWVIFKNNVLAAITMIVVGVFLVFVPIFSLLMNGLAVGYVLVHSALGDEVSPLRMFIFGILPHGLLELPAIFVAGGMGMFLGFRLLGWLFGPGQLLSHLFGNTRSDVGTFWREQTVPVLKQRVRGLARLTLILILVLFVAAVIESFITPLLIHLFVLGV; encoded by the coding sequence GTGTCAGAGTTGAAGACTTTATTAAGGGAGAGTAAAGCGTATCTGTGGGCGGCCTTACTGATTTTTGGCACAGGTGTGGTTTTAGGATATGTCTTCGATGAGGTTTTTGAAAAGGCAATTACCCCTTTTATAGAGGAGTTGGAGAACATTGCCCGAGAATTGGCTGACAATCCGAACCCAGTCAATATGATGTGGGTGATTTTCAAGAATAATGTGCTGGCTGCCATCACCATGATCGTTGTAGGTGTGTTTTTAGTTTTTGTGCCTATTTTCTCCTTGCTGATGAACGGTTTGGCTGTGGGGTATGTCCTGGTCCATTCGGCCTTGGGAGATGAAGTGTCACCCTTACGCATGTTTATCTTTGGGATTTTGCCCCATGGCTTGTTGGAGCTGCCGGCCATTTTTGTAGCAGGGGGGATGGGCATGTTTCTAGGCTTTAGACTGTTAGGTTGGCTGTTTGGTCCAGGCCAGCTATTGTCCCATTTATTCGGCAACACAAGAAGTGATGTGGGCACGTTTTGGCGTGAGCAAACCGTACCCGTACTGAAGCAAAGAGTAAGGGGGCTCGCCCGCTTGACCCTCATTTTGATCTTGGTTTTGTTTGTGGCCGCTGTGATTGAAAGTTTTATCACACCGTTATTAATCCACTTGTTTGTGCTTGGAGTTTGA
- the pdaB gene encoding polysaccharide deacetylase family sporulation protein PdaB produces the protein MNTFWVINGQKVKKYILLIIAALFTAGVIYVERDAMSVFSSQLNPVQSKADEPQAIYRVPTDEKKLALTFDISWGQENPGLILDALAENGVDKATFFLSSPWAEHHPEIVQRIKEMGFEIGSHGHKHINYTRLKNEEIREQILKAHRMLKSVTGLTPTLLRPPNGDFDKRVLRIADELGYTVVLWHTNSNDWMNPGVDRIVHNVVSNVQPGDIVLLHASDSTKQTHQALPEMIRRLKAEGYHFVTVTELITGTESQIKELD, from the coding sequence TTGAACACGTTTTGGGTGATCAATGGACAAAAAGTAAAAAAATACATTCTCCTGATCATCGCTGCCCTGTTTACAGCAGGCGTGATCTATGTGGAGAGAGATGCCATGAGCGTCTTTTCCTCCCAATTAAACCCGGTCCAATCCAAAGCCGATGAACCGCAAGCCATATACCGTGTACCAACCGACGAAAAGAAACTGGCCCTGACCTTCGACATCTCCTGGGGGCAAGAGAACCCGGGACTGATTCTGGATGCCCTGGCCGAAAATGGAGTGGATAAAGCCACCTTTTTCCTCTCTTCTCCCTGGGCTGAACACCACCCGGAAATTGTCCAGCGCATCAAGGAGATGGGTTTTGAGATTGGCTCCCATGGCCACAAACATATCAACTACACCCGCTTAAAGAATGAAGAGATACGGGAACAAATCTTAAAGGCGCACCGTATGCTTAAATCTGTTACCGGCCTTACCCCGACCCTTCTCCGTCCCCCCAACGGAGACTTTGACAAACGCGTGCTGCGCATTGCCGACGAGCTGGGTTATACGGTTGTGCTGTGGCATACCAATTCAAATGATTGGATGAACCCGGGGGTAGACCGGATCGTGCATAATGTCGTTTCCAACGTCCAGCCGGGAGATATTGTGCTGTTGCATGCCAGTGATTCCACCAAACAGACCCATCAGGCATTACCGGAAATGATCCGCCGGTTAAAAGCAGAGGGGTACCACTTTGTAACCGTCACTGAGCTGATCACCGGCACTGAAAGCCAGATTAAGGAACTGGATTGA
- a CDS encoding KinB-signaling pathway activation protein — protein MTTLLVGGLTILATSTLINWEGFQAITSSAEEFLAGAIFLFAVGMTFSAISQMGFFAYLLVNRLALGLFKSKKVWHYTQIVLILFTFFDLVYFRYTAFATHQETWLNYVILPTVLLIVSLVFAYIKAQQTNENAFVPALFVLFVVTTVEAVPALVINDPIWVMLMLCTLFVCNVWQLLWLHRLTAEPKKKSA, from the coding sequence GTGACAACATTGCTGGTTGGCGGATTGACCATTCTGGCGACCAGCACTCTGATTAACTGGGAAGGATTTCAGGCGATTACTTCCTCGGCAGAAGAATTTTTGGCTGGGGCGATCTTTTTATTTGCTGTCGGCATGACCTTCAGTGCCATCAGCCAGATGGGCTTTTTTGCCTACTTACTGGTTAACCGCTTGGCACTTGGTTTATTCAAATCTAAAAAAGTGTGGCATTATACGCAGATTGTCTTGATTCTGTTCACTTTTTTTGACCTGGTCTATTTCCGTTACACCGCTTTTGCCACACACCAGGAAACGTGGCTGAATTATGTGATTTTGCCCACTGTGTTATTAATAGTATCTCTTGTTTTTGCTTATATTAAAGCGCAACAAACCAATGAAAATGCTTTTGTCCCGGCTTTGTTTGTGCTGTTTGTCGTCACCACGGTTGAAGCAGTACCCGCTTTGGTAATTAATGATCCCATCTGGGTCATGTTAATGCTGTGTACCCTCTTTGTGTGTAATGTGTGGCAACTGCTATGGCTGCACCGTTTAACGGCTGAGCCCAAGAAAAAAAGCGCTTAG
- the gerD gene encoding spore germination lipoprotein GerD, giving the protein MVSRFPAIVQGKWCWLFILWASAMMAISTLTACAPVEEQVSPDYKETKQMVLDILQTEEGKKAIQDILKEDEFKQQLLIDEPVVKKTIQDTLLQADNKEKWQQLMLDPKFAQKYAKQLENEHKRLLKDLMKDPEYQAAMIDILKDPEMEKQFVEVAKSQAFRQETMNIMKEALQSPYFRLELLQLLSQVAKEMEGQQQGGQGQQQQSDQGGGGGEQ; this is encoded by the coding sequence ATGGTTAGCCGCTTCCCAGCAATCGTCCAAGGAAAGTGGTGCTGGCTGTTTATCTTGTGGGCGAGTGCCATGATGGCCATATCTACTTTAACGGCTTGTGCACCCGTGGAAGAACAAGTCAGTCCCGACTACAAGGAAACCAAACAGATGGTGCTGGATATTTTACAAACCGAAGAAGGCAAGAAAGCGATTCAGGATATCCTCAAAGAAGATGAATTTAAACAGCAACTGCTGATCGATGAACCGGTCGTGAAAAAAACCATTCAAGATACTTTGCTCCAAGCCGACAATAAAGAAAAATGGCAGCAGCTCATGCTCGATCCGAAATTTGCCCAAAAGTACGCCAAACAGTTGGAAAACGAGCACAAACGGCTGCTGAAAGACTTAATGAAAGATCCCGAGTATCAGGCTGCTATGATAGACATTCTCAAAGACCCGGAAATGGAAAAACAGTTTGTTGAAGTGGCCAAATCACAAGCGTTTCGGCAAGAAACCATGAACATCATGAAAGAGGCCCTGCAAAGCCCCTATTTCCGCCTGGAGCTTTTGCAACTGTTAAGCCAGGTGGCCAAAGAGATGGAAGGACAGCAGCAAGGGGGCCAGGGTCAACAACAGCAAAGTGACCAAGGCGGTGGCGGAGGAGAACAATAG
- a CDS encoding P-loop NTPase: protein MLTEQRILDALKEVKDPELNKSLVELNMIRDIQVDQDNNVGLTVVLTISGCPLKATIEKDVVNKLKEIGANQVKVTFGSMTDQERAALAQRLRQEAGAGPGAQSGQGQPPLSPLLAPDSKTQFIAVTSGKGGVGKSTVTVNLARALARMGKKVGVIDADIYGFSVPDMMGIDQRPTVIDDMILPVEKHGVKVMSMGFFVEDNSPVIWRGPMLGKMLRNFFSQVHWGELEYMILDLPPGTGDVALDVHTLIPQSKEIIVTTPHATAAFVAARAGAMAIKTKHEILGVVENMAYYQLPDGSKDYIFGRGGGQKLAEVLKTELLAQVPLGQPDQQADVDNPSPSIYPEDSVIGQIYARMAEKIVQRLEVQAK, encoded by the coding sequence ATGTTAACTGAACAAAGGATCTTGGACGCATTAAAAGAGGTTAAGGATCCGGAATTGAATAAGAGTTTGGTTGAATTGAATATGATCCGGGATATTCAAGTCGACCAAGATAATAATGTGGGTTTAACGGTGGTCTTAACCATATCCGGTTGCCCGTTAAAAGCGACCATAGAAAAAGATGTTGTCAATAAATTGAAAGAGATTGGTGCCAACCAGGTTAAAGTGACCTTTGGCTCCATGACCGATCAGGAAAGAGCAGCATTAGCCCAGCGGCTGCGTCAGGAAGCTGGAGCGGGGCCAGGTGCCCAGAGCGGGCAAGGGCAACCTCCTCTTTCACCCTTATTGGCGCCTGATTCCAAAACCCAATTTATTGCCGTCACCAGCGGCAAAGGTGGCGTAGGTAAATCAACGGTGACGGTCAATCTTGCCAGGGCACTGGCCCGCATGGGCAAAAAGGTAGGTGTAATTGATGCCGATATATACGGTTTTAGCGTACCGGACATGATGGGCATTGACCAGCGCCCGACCGTTATTGACGATATGATTCTCCCTGTTGAAAAACACGGGGTTAAAGTGATGTCCATGGGTTTCTTTGTGGAGGACAATTCCCCGGTGATTTGGCGGGGGCCTATGCTGGGTAAAATGTTGCGCAACTTTTTCAGCCAGGTCCACTGGGGCGAGTTGGAGTACATGATACTGGATTTGCCTCCAGGAACGGGTGATGTGGCCCTGGATGTACATACCTTGATCCCCCAGAGCAAAGAAATTATTGTGACCACTCCCCATGCGACAGCTGCCTTTGTGGCAGCCAGGGCAGGAGCCATGGCGATCAAAACAAAACATGAGATTTTGGGTGTGGTGGAAAATATGGCTTACTATCAATTGCCTGACGGCTCTAAAGATTACATTTTTGGCCGCGGGGGAGGCCAAAAGTTAGCCGAAGTGCTGAAAACAGAGCTGTTGGCCCAAGTGCCCCTGGGACAGCCCGATCAGCAAGCAGACGTTGATAACCCCTCACCCTCCATTTACCCCGAAGATTCAGTCATCGGCCAGATTTATGCCCGCATGGCGGAAAAAATTGTACAGCGTTTAGAGGTTCAAGCAAAATAG
- the cwlD gene encoding N-acetylmuramoyl-L-alanine amidase CwlD, whose amino-acid sequence MKQKLVLIMTVSIVMALGLYMLNEAIDRGTKSALGLPLTGQIIIIDPGHGGRDGGAVSRSGVVEKEVALAISIYLRDLLQQAGAFVIMTRETDMELASEEAHRLGRRKKEDLMNRVKLINGSQGDLFVSIHLNSISSPNWRGAQTFYNPLWDESERLARFVQDELIRNLENTNRHAKKNQEVYILKASQIPGILVEVGFLSNPHEAGLLATADYQKKVAFAIYEGILRYYSDENSLEFP is encoded by the coding sequence ATGAAACAAAAACTTGTCCTCATCATGACTGTCAGCATTGTCATGGCTTTGGGTTTATACATGCTGAATGAGGCAATTGACCGTGGGACAAAATCTGCCCTGGGCCTCCCCTTAACCGGACAGATTATCATCATTGATCCCGGACATGGTGGCAGAGACGGGGGAGCAGTCAGCCGCTCGGGTGTGGTGGAAAAAGAAGTGGCTCTGGCCATCAGCATTTATTTGCGCGATCTGCTCCAGCAAGCGGGAGCTTTTGTCATTATGACCAGGGAGACGGATATGGAGCTTGCTTCAGAAGAAGCCCACCGCCTGGGACGGAGGAAGAAGGAAGATTTAATGAACAGGGTCAAATTGATCAATGGGAGTCAAGGGGATCTGTTTGTCTCCATTCACCTCAACAGTATCTCTTCACCCAACTGGAGAGGGGCACAAACCTTTTATAACCCGCTATGGGATGAAAGTGAGCGGTTGGCCCGTTTTGTCCAGGATGAACTGATCCGCAACCTGGAAAATACCAATCGCCATGCCAAAAAGAATCAGGAAGTATATATTTTGAAAGCCAGTCAAATTCCAGGCATCCTTGTTGAAGTGGGCTTTTTGTCCAATCCCCATGAAGCCGGTTTGCTCGCTACAGCAGATTATCAAAAAAAAGTGGCCTTTGCCATTTATGAAGGCATTCTGCGTTATTACAGTGACGAAAACAGTTTGGAATTCCCCTAG
- the rpsI gene encoding 30S ribosomal protein S9, whose amino-acid sequence MAQVTYYGTGRRKEAVARVRLVPGDGKIIINKRDIDDYFGLETLKKIVRQPLELTETEGKYDVLVNVKGGGFTGQAGAIRHGISRALLEADPELRPALKKAGFLTRDPRMKERKKYGLKKARRAPQFSKR is encoded by the coding sequence TTGGCACAAGTAACATATTACGGTACCGGACGTCGTAAAGAAGCCGTTGCACGTGTGCGCCTTGTCCCTGGTGACGGAAAAATCATCATTAACAAACGGGACATCGATGATTACTTTGGTTTGGAAACGTTAAAAAAGATTGTCAGACAGCCCCTTGAGCTGACAGAAACCGAAGGGAAATACGATGTGCTTGTCAATGTTAAAGGCGGGGGTTTTACTGGTCAAGCCGGCGCCATTCGTCACGGTATCTCCCGTGCGCTTTTAGAAGCTGATCCTGAATTGCGTCCTGCGTTGAAAAAGGCTGGCTTCCTGACACGTGATCCGCGGATGAAAGAGCGTAAGAAATACGGTCTTAAAAAAGCACGCCGCGCGCCCCAATTCTCCAAACGTTAA
- the rplM gene encoding 50S ribosomal protein L13, with amino-acid sequence MRTTYMAKPNEVERKWYVVDAAGQTLGRLASKVASILRGKHKPEYTPHVDTGDFVIVINADKVHLTGNKLQKKIYYRHSRYPGGLKKFTAAEMLQNKPERVIESAVKGMLPKGPLGRKQAKKLFVYAGSEHPHQAQKPEVLEL; translated from the coding sequence ATGCGTACCACGTATATGGCTAAGCCCAACGAAGTTGAGCGCAAGTGGTATGTGGTAGATGCAGCAGGCCAAACACTGGGACGTTTAGCTTCTAAGGTCGCTAGCATTTTAAGAGGAAAACATAAACCTGAATATACACCCCATGTAGACACCGGCGACTTTGTGATTGTTATCAATGCAGATAAAGTGCATCTGACAGGTAATAAGTTGCAGAAGAAAATTTATTATCGCCATTCCCGCTATCCTGGCGGTTTAAAGAAATTTACAGCAGCCGAAATGTTGCAAAACAAACCTGAGCGTGTGATTGAGTCTGCGGTAAAAGGAATGTTGCCCAAAGGTCCCCTCGGACGCAAGCAAGCGAAAAAACTGTTCGTTTATGCCGGAAGCGAACACCCGCATCAAGCACAAAAACCGGAAGTTCTTGAACTGTAA
- the truA gene encoding tRNA pseudouridine(38-40) synthase TruA codes for MSEQTTGVHKWKCTVAYDGTAYAGFQRQPNAVTIQGELEAVLKRMHRHPVQVVGSGRTDAGVHARGQVIHFESSLALEENEWTKALNAQLPGDIRILRTEKVPASFHARYDVRGKEYRYFICNAPVHDPFVRQYSYHVPLPLDVTLMQEAGRLFEGTHDFTAFSSAKTEVADKVRTIDKLTLEVLPVGRGTQAEQAKPGLDREVVWPGWAYCPTAGGEPRAGQMITVICRGTGFLYHMVRIIVGTLIEVGKGKKSPADVERALKEKDRNLAGPTAPPEGLFLWRVFY; via the coding sequence ATGAGTGAACAAACCACTGGCGTCCACAAGTGGAAATGTACCGTAGCCTATGATGGAACCGCTTATGCCGGATTCCAGCGCCAACCAAATGCGGTGACCATTCAAGGCGAGCTTGAAGCGGTTTTAAAGCGCATGCATCGCCACCCGGTACAAGTGGTGGGTTCTGGCCGGACAGATGCTGGAGTCCATGCCCGGGGACAAGTGATCCACTTTGAGAGCAGCCTTGCTTTGGAAGAGAATGAATGGACTAAAGCCCTCAATGCCCAGTTGCCAGGGGATATCCGCATCCTGCGCACGGAGAAAGTACCTGCTTCTTTCCATGCCCGTTACGATGTGCGCGGTAAAGAGTATCGCTATTTTATCTGCAATGCGCCTGTCCACGACCCTTTTGTCAGACAGTATAGTTATCACGTGCCCTTGCCTTTGGATGTCACCCTGATGCAAGAAGCGGGCCGCTTGTTCGAAGGCACCCACGACTTTACAGCCTTCAGCTCAGCGAAAACGGAAGTGGCAGACAAAGTGAGAACCATTGACAAGCTGACATTGGAAGTTCTCCCTGTTGGGCGGGGCACACAGGCTGAACAAGCCAAGCCGGGCCTTGATCGGGAAGTTGTGTGGCCGGGATGGGCCTATTGTCCAACTGCTGGCGGGGAGCCCAGAGCAGGGCAAATGATCACCGTCATTTGCAGAGGAACCGGTTTTTTGTATCACATGGTCCGCATTATCGTTGGAACCTTAATTGAAGTGGGTAAAGGGAAAAAGTCGCCAGCCGATGTAGAGCGGGCCTTAAAGGAAAAGGACCGCAACTTGGCCGGGCCCACTGCACCTCCTGAGGGGCTGTTTTTGTGGCGTGTCTTTTATTGA